The following DNA comes from Ascaphus truei isolate aAscTru1 chromosome 1, aAscTru1.hap1, whole genome shotgun sequence.
AATCAGTTTCCTGCAGGAGGGGTCTGGATTGTATTGCTCTGCGTCGCTGTATATACttaataaacatatataatatttGGCCTTTGCTCCTTACCTCTCGCACAACTTTGGCTGGAATAATTGCTTCACAAACCACAGACTTGCCTCTACCCTCTATCCAATTGATAGCAGCCGGCTTCTTGTCAGTACAATAGTTGCCACTTACAGCCAAAAGGTGAAGGTTAGGAAACTCTTCTTGCAATATAGAGAGCGCCTGTTCAGTACCCTATTACAAGGAGACATGGTaataattgaaaaaataaaacttCGCTCCAAATCAACTTGTTGTATGAACAGAATTACTCAATATACAAGCCGCCTCTTTCACCGCGTGTGCCCTTACACTTGtggtatattattttattattcgcATAAAATGAGTAAATCGTTGTCCCTTCAAGGCTCATATGATGAAATGTATATTTCTATCTAAAATTGCCAGGAAAGCTTtgtcccaattttttttttttatagatttacatttttttttaaaaagcaggtACTGGACTACAACTTGATCCCGTTTACTGCCAAACCCGTTGGGTTAAATGGTACTTCAACGACAATTCAGCTCATAAATAAATTGGTGCCTATCTTAAACTAGTTGATTTACCTTGGAGATCATGTTCATTCCCATGGCATCCCCTGTTTTGGACTGGAAACGGATGTACAGGTTCCGGCCAGCGATGCAGGACTGAAGTCTCCCAAGTCGAGCAAATCTAAcagtaaatacatttgaaaaaataaCGTTTTTTGGACATTTTAGTTGCAGTAACCAGCAGAGGGGGTGACTTATCTTGTAAGTGCAACAAAATGTTGAACAAAGTGTTGTTATGCTTTGTAACAACTTACATAGCTAACAAATTATATTAACACAAGACTTGTGAATAAACTCAAATTGGGTTGTGGGCAAGTAAAGCCTTCACAAAGGGTGCAATCCCACATTGCCAGCAAAAAAAGCAACCTTTTGTGAaggatttaaagcagcagaagATGCTGCAAggtgttaaaaaaattaaaataagtttattacaggattgaagcagggactctCCAGAGCGGaattgtgttcatttcagctctgaggaccccctgcttccagagaaacTTACCTCAGTagaggtgctggtatctctgcagtcagaaactgtgtgcctaacataatggcggctttaaaaatgtcctgcatcacgcgggccagtaggaagccgtgAGGTCATaaattgcggcttcctattggccgacgtgaccgggacatttaaaactTCACAGGGATACGGGCACTCCCTACGGAGGCAaatatctctggaaacagggggtccaaggagctgaaataaacacaggtcagctccggagaccccctgcttcaaacctgtaatttaAAAAGAAATCATTTTTACAACGCAATGAGCCTGTTCTGTTGCTCTAAcataattggcttccttaaagctgcagaccaagcaatatcatacgtgttttttttttagtaaatcagttctgtgctatgagaaaacaCTTGCAGCATTTctttttaaacaactctaaatgacatttttaatgtattagaatgtaacaagcatttttggtttctatagcaaccatttacaatctccttcctcttttgaaacaggctctgtctggcacacccctttttgagccctgccctctatagcagtgcaccagttgtatctagtgactgcctggtcacatgatcttccccacagaactttgtcatattaatatgccaATGCATTCCAccgactgcagaatactcctctgcagccatttagtgaacccccgagccaaatatTCGCCGATAAAATCACAGGAGAAGGGATccattggcaacttagctaattacttattgtgtggattgtattgatgcacatattaaaaggggggtggggggcggggggaaacagcctagactgctgctttaaacgaaGCCAAAGTTTAAAGCAAATATTTCACCGCTTTGGTTTCTTTGAGAATTATTTAAAACTTGCTTTGCCAAGATAGATAGTCCCCAGAACAAGTTCATTACTAAGAAAGCATACCTGCTGGTGCTATCAAAGGCTTCTTTTATGACTTTAAAGCCCTCAGGGCTGTCCAGCCAGTTCTTCACTTCCGCAGCCTCGCAAGCAGTGGGCAACCTGACGACTGGTCCGCGGGTCATCCCATCAGCCAGCACACGACTGTGTGCGCCTCCTCCCAGCTGAAACATTTACATTGCGTGAGGGAAGATCCACCTTTAGTGTGCGTAACATAAGCCTTGGCAGCATGATAACTGTCTCACAAAAGATTAATGTAGCTGCCGTGCTAACTAAACGTGTATTAGCAGGACATCTATAGAGGAAACTGGTTTTTTTTGTGTTGGTTGAAAGAAAATTACAGGATCCCAAATTGAGGAACCAACTAGGAAGGTTAATACTGGATCTGGTAATTACCAATCTAGAAGTAATATCCAATATTCAAGCGAGAGAAACATTAGGGAAGTAGCTATCTCTTAATagggtctcatttgaaataattgATCAAAACCAGTTTTACATGGGATCAACAAAATACTTAATTTTAAAAAGGAGACTTGAAAAAGGAAGGTCAATAATGCACCTCTTTATGAACggcgcacgtgacccggccgtcgcgcgacaAACACAAATTTGTTTGTCTGCTCGGGAATTGCGCACGCGGTCGCGCTTCATAgtgcgctctatggcctgcctcacagGTACAGCCTATTGTTCGAGGCGCGGGGTTACTATAGTCGCGGCCTTAGGGAGCCGAGGTCCAGCCATAGTCAGACTtatttttaatattcaaggacttttTATCCCACTTGAGACATAATTGGCAaatgtttcactgggttttttttttttttgcctctctggatcaatataccaaTAAATATAAGATGTGCATCTCACCCATTACAATTTAATCAAGGTTAAACTCCATGGACGTCTTTTTTTCAAACCTAATCTAGTACAGTGCAATACTTTGGCGCATCACAAACTGGCTCCATTTTAATAAGGGAATTTTGCAGGAAACTAACAAAAAAAATGGTATTCTGATAAATCAGATCTCCTCTATAATATAGGAACTGATTAAATCCAGAAGGATGGGCGTacgttttaaaaatgtatttcatgcAGGGGACAATAATACTAGTGGCCAATAGTAATCCTATACTTTAAAATCATTGCTAAGACTAGTCTTGCAATGTGTTGGGAAATACCCTTAGCACTTATGTATGCAACCAGAAAGGTTGGGGCAATTAAAAAGAAATGCAATATAAAGCACTCTGTGCATGACTAAGCTTTGAGTGATGCGTCGTGTACCTCCCTGCATTGCGCTTGTGTTTTGTGATGCCAATTATGACTCATCACTTACGCATCCTCTAAAATACATACAGATACGACTAAAGCTACTTGTATTTTCAGTAGATCAGGGTGCATTTTAGCACAGATACTGGATCAAGAGTGGTTTGCAAAAGGTAAAACAAATATGGTATCAGAGAGGTTACCTTCCTGAATGAAACGTACCTGTATGGCTCTGCAGCCCCTGTTTGTGCTCGCCACAAGACAGCCTTCTGTTGTTGCCATGGGCACTTGGAATTCTTTGTTGTCCAGGAGAAGAGGGCCTGCAACACCTACAGGGATGGGCATGTACCCAATGACATTCTCACAGCAAGCACCCATTACCTGAAGGGGAAAGGAGAAAGGGATTATTCTGAAGCCTGTAATGGGAATGCTGTAGGAGCTGCAACATTACAGAACCTAAGGAAATAACAGGATTGCACATTCTCGCATGAGGGAAATTAATAGTATTGATTTACAATGCATTGTTAAGACCCCTGTGAAGAACATCATGGTTAAGATCGTCACACAAAATTTGCCGTTTATTATTTTACACTGGGGCTTTGTGCAAGACTTGGATTGTTGCACTTTGGCCCGAGTTGTGACTGAGAAACAACCCTTAAAAAAGGAGGACTTTACATATTTGAATATATAAAGAACAACGCATTGTTGGTTACCCCACCACTCAACATTTTGCATTAAATGTGATACTGATTGTGGCATTGCTAGGGTCCAATATGAGGTACTCACAGATAagtagagaaaaaaagggggggttgtAGTTCTGCAGCGGGAACTTCGTCAGCAATTATACCTCATTCATTATGGGTGGGGTACACATTTTGGATAAGACCCCTCCCTAGTTTAGGCcaagtccctctctctctactacAAAGTGGTATAGAGTCCATGACGTATGGCATTAACCTACCAAAGAATAGTTGTAATTCTTGTAAGGTAACTTTTGCAGGGCAGATTGGGGCAGTTTGTGGGATAACATTTGCCTGCGAATGGCTATTCCTCTCTCCGGTGACTCCATCATGGTTTCTAGTTTGTAGGCAGGAATGTGTTTAGCATTGACAAGCCTGATGACTTCTGCATCACTCAGGTATTGAGCGCCTTTCTGTGGGGAACAGAGAAACGTCTATGTTGAAGTATCCGATTTCATTTTTAAATGCATTGCACCATAAAACACTTTCCTTAGAAACCCCCCAGCTGTGCCAGGTTTTTAAGAATGCCAAAGGGATTAAAAAACACGGGGACGCATTaagtttacatactgtatgtagtattGGTTAGCTTTTCACACAAAATGGTCTGGTTTAATTCTCCAAAGGataatgttaaaaataataaaacaaaaagtgATCAATTCATAAGTTATTCTTCATGCACTGAGTACAGCTTAACAGTGCAGAAATACTATCATCATTTGTGGGAATACGGTTGTGCTGTGAACAAAAATATCCAAACGCTTTATTTTACCATTTTCAACATGTTTCTGCACCCCAACTAACCAAAACCCCTGGTGCTAATTGGGGATTCTGTGAAGGATATGAATGATTAAATGTAACCAAATGTATTCGCTTGCATTGTAACAatgacccccacccaccccccaataatgGTCTAACCATGCTGCTGCCTTTTTCTTACATCTGGATTCTTGAGTATGAGGACACAATCACCAATGGGACGGGGTTCCTCTGGTAAATCAAACTTGCTCTCCTTGTCTTCATCGGATAAGGAGTCCAAGGGTGAGCAATGCCCCAATACAAAATTAGCCTTTGACGAGCTCTCCAGGGGTAATGGTTTTATAACTGcctctgaaaaaataaaaaataaatattgactTTGTTAAAAAGGGACTCCCTAATCAGAAAACATACATTTAACTTGTccttgttttttgtattaaaacaaACATAGTAGTAGTAGTTTTCTATAAGCCATATgggtggggaaaaaaaaatgtagaTTCATTGTAAGTTGCAAAATCTTTTCATGAACGAAATTCGGTATAGTACATAAAGGAGTTCTAATAAAACTCAAGATTTCATCTTCATTTTACCGCAAGACCATTAAGATTTTGAACGCGATGCATACACACTATTACATCATTAAAAACTCCCGTACAGGGTGCGACATCACAGCGCATGCATGTCTGCTAAAGAGCTCCGTGCATGATCGGCACCTCGCAACGCGGCCGCAATAGAGGCAGAGGACGGGGGAATCATCCGGCATGTATCTCCGGAAGGATAGGAAGGCGAGAGCTCCGGGTTTGTCCCGCTTTGGGCATAAACAGCCAGCGATCCCAGCGGAGAAGAAACAAGATGGCGTGCGGAGGGCGGACTGGAGCTCGCATCACTGAGCCCTGGGCAGGAGCAGGATGAAGAAACCAGAGATCCCATCATCACAAGGCAAGACTTAAAGGAGATGCAGTCTTTGTTCCAGTCTGTTTTGGACAAAGCGGTGCTCAAATTTAAATCTGAAATATCTGCCGTCTAAAAAAAAACACGGACATGGAGGGTAAAATGGACGCCTCCCTGCAAAATCAAGTGAACACAGGCGACGAAGTCCTGAGGCTTACCGAGGAGATAAGAGCTATGAGAGGCTGTCTGGATGATCTTGAAAATAGGGAGCGAAGGCAAAATGTGCGAATCTGCCACATCCCAGAGTCCGTGACTGCGGAGGCACTGCAGCCTTATCTTAAAAGGCTGTTTCTCTCAATTGACCCCCTCCTGTTTTTTACCCTGTTCCCCCTTCTGTTTTCTACAACCATCGAGATTTTTGAAGCATAACTTTCCCAATAGAGTACCGCGATACTGGAAATGACTAGTCAGACTCCATTGAAGGTAGTATCTATGAATGTTAAGGGTCTGAACAGTAATAGTAAACGTAGACGCATTTTACAAGCAGGATCCCCCAAACACTTAGCGGGATGTACCCTATAGCCCTCTATTTGTCTTTTACAAGCAAAAGAAGAGGAGTAGAGATTTTGATAAAGCATGGTATCCCGTTTCAGATATCAGAGATTAAGAGACCACTCTAAAATGTCACTATTCGCAGATATTATTTTAACTATAGCTAATCCACTGACATCCCTCCCGAATTTACCTTCTCTTCACCCAATCTCTGATCTGTCTGGGTACAAAGGTAATATGGGAAAGTCGGAAGTTTTACATTTGACTAACTGAAAATGAGGCCGAGGTTCTTAAACGGCATTTTGATTATAAATGTCAAAAGACCCACGTGAAATATGTGGGGATATATCTTACTAGGGATTATAATTTatgatataaatataattatcctGATCTTTTTTTCTAAGGTAAAAAGAGATCTGCAAGCTCGGAACGCACTGTATCTCCCGGCTGGGGCACATTACTGCGGTGAAGGtgaatattctccctagacttttGTATTATTTTCAGACATTACCATTACCTTCCCATATAGAACTATAAAAGATCTTCAAAAATCTAAATGTGCAAATTATTTGGAAGCATAAACAACCGAGAATAGCCAGATCAATGTTTGCTGCTAAATGAGGAGGTGGTCTGGCAGtcttaaatattttaaaatattatatagcttcTCATATGAAACAAATGGTGTACTGGCATTCCCCGAGAGGGGTATATGCTTGGGTGGGCTTAGAAAGCTCACTCAAACACCCAATTGGGCTGCCCTCTTTGTTATGGTCGGGATCAGGGAAGAGCATTGGGAGACAAATGGAGATGGCACTTTGAAACTTTGGCAAATGGCCCCAATTTTTTTATAGGGTTATGTCGACCTCATCTAGCCTCGCTTCTTTGTTTGGTAATCCGGGGTTTCATCCAGAGTTTCGGGGACAGAGTTTAGAAAGTTGGAGACAAAGAGGGATTCTGAGGCGGGAGATTTGATAGAAAAGGACAAGCTAATGTCATTTGAAGAGCTGATGAGAAAGCATGGCCTTCCCCAAACTGAGCTGTTTAGGTATATGCAGGTTCATCATTTTAGGTGCCAGGGTTTCTATGAGGAGGAATTCCCTAACACCCGATTTGAAGATctatgtaaaacaaaaacaaaaatatcaaAGGGGGTTAATATCATCTCTTTATCAGGGTTTAGCCCCAAAACAGGAATGCCCCGGTGCACAAATATATGGATCAGTGGCCTTTGGATTTCCAGACTTAAATAACAAGGGAGAACTGGGAAGATATCTGGGACAATGCAGGTAAAACCTCTATCTATAtggtaacaaaagagaatatttataaaaatgttgttacgctggtattacacccccaaaaAAGACTAAAACAGATGTTCCCGGGGACCTCGGATagatgttggaggggatgtggacaacTAGGAGACCCGGCACATATTTGGTGGTATTGTCCAGTAATGCAGACATATTGGAGAACAGTTCTGATGTTAATAaaagatgtgacggatgttgagaTTCCGTTAGATCCAATTTTGGCTAAACCCCTGGAGGATGTGAACCACTATACATCTAAATTTACCCTGCATATTCTAACGGCGGCTAGATGCACTGTAGCAGCAGCGTGGAAAAAAACCACTCCCGCCCTCCAGGAGATTATTAGAAGGGTTAATGATGTTCAATTAATGGAGAAATGTACCTCGTTTCTGAACCACACTACTGAGAAGTATCCTAGGGTCTGGGAACCCTGGGGTGCCGGATAGGGGAGTGCCCCCGGAGAAAGAGCTGATTTGGGAGTGTTCTGTGCGGAATGTACTGTTAAGATTTTGTATAATATGTAATGTGATTGTTGATGCGTGTAAAGAATTGATACAAAATGGTTTCCCCCCCACTCTTTTTTGTATCCTTTCCCCTCCCATTTATGTttgaaaactttaataaaaatagaagttaaaaaatgtaaaaaaggaTTTAGACTTCATTCGGCACAATTGTTAAAGCTTTGGAAATATTCAACGGATTGAGTAGAACCctatacaaaaaaattaaaaaaaatacacagcagggccccgcttctcggcgctccgcttttcggcgcTCCGCTGATacagcggcaccgagaagggggccgccatgttggttactaagtcgcgcatgcgcagaacgggcaaatgcgcccagcgcgcatgcgcagacctcaGTTTGCGCACgcataccgtagtttgcgcgcgcagagcataggtcgcacatgcgcttaacggcgaaaatgccggtttgcgcatgcacagaactgaaaatcgccggtgattttcactatacggcaggcctctggaacggaacccgccgtatacccggggccctcctgtatatagATTTAGCACTGCTTGGGGATCCTGCAAAATAGCACTGCATGCGTTAGATAGAATACAATGCCAAACAGCGCCCTTTTACAGCACCAAATTGCCTTGCACTACACGATCACAGGAGCCAATATATTTAATATACCTTTATCCTCCTTAGATGACACTTCTACTGCTGGGACTTTGTTGGACGCTTTTTCCTGTTCGGGCTCATTTCTGTAGCAACTGTCTGCTTGCTTTTTCTGCACAGTTACAGGACAAGTAATAGGATTCTTAAGGGAGAAGGTAGACTCTGTCTCAGTTTGCTCAAAGAATATGTACTTCACGGCAAGGAGAAGTGCCAGACCAAGCGTAATGACCTGCTCAATGTCCATGGTGACCATTCTGTAGAATacggaaaattagtgttacaaTATATTGTTGTGCCATGTTTAATAATTGTTTAATTATACTGTAGACAACATTTTCATAAACCCCTTAATATTTCAGCATCTCCATGTTGCAATGGAAGGGCTGCTTTTCCCCCTGATTTACTGTACCTGTCTGGTAACAAATGGCACTACTGTAAACCTGTATTGTTGCTACCTTCACTTTGCAGTAACCGCCTTAGTAACTCCACGCATGTAATTTGAGTCAGTGAACTCTGTGCATCACTTTGCCCCTAAAGCAATGCCACAATACTAAACCaaatgcataataataataatatatatattccctcccccccagacCAGTAGAACATACAGCCTTGCTATTCTAGATCAACGTTTAGTACAAGCTGAAAGACAAATGTAAATCATGCCACTGTAATTCagcttcttttaaaaaaaaaaaagtcagtatATTGAGGCAGTTTGTTACAATGATAAGGTGCTTATAGTGTCACTTGCCTTCAATATTAAAATCAGCATGATTATTAACTACAGCATTCATATGTACTATTTACATTGTTTTACGCAACAGACAATTTTTTAGCAAATATCAACAATATTGTTCTACTTACCTAGAGAGATAAAACTGCCACAGAGGCACGTTAGGTTCAATTCTCTTTGATATGTTATCATCCAACCCAATCGAAACTTTGTCTCCAACAGAAGTGCTGTTTTGAGACGAGGGCTCACTTAGCCAACGACTGTGTGCATGTACAAGCACCAGACCTAGAGACTGAAGAGAACCGGATATTAGGGAAATACTAATGCTTTGGTTTCACTGGTGGGATGGAATCTGTGA
Coding sequences within:
- the HMGCR gene encoding 3-hydroxy-3-methylglutaryl-Coenzyme A reductase, with protein sequence MLSRLFRMHGQFVASHPWEVIVGTVTVTICMMSMNMFTGNDKICGWNYECPKFEEDVLSSDIIILTITRCIAILYIYFQFQNLRQLGSKYILGIAGLFTIFSSFVFSTVVIHFLDKELTGLNEALPFFLLLIDLSKASALAKFALSSKSQDEVRDNIARGMAILGPTFTLDALVECLVIGVGTMSGVRQLEIMCCFGCMSVLANYFVFMTFFPACVSLVLELSRESREGRPIWQLSQFASVSEEEEDHKPNPVTQRVKMIMSLGLVLVHAHSRWLSEPSSQNSTSVGDKVSIGLDDNISKRIEPNVPLWQFYLSRMVTMDIEQVITLGLALLLAVKYIFFEQTETESTFSLKNPITCPVTVQKKQADSCYRNEPEQEKASNKVPAVEVSSKEDKEAVIKPLPLESSSKANFVLGHCSPLDSLSDEDKESKFDLPEEPRPIGDCVLILKNPDKGAQYLSDAEVIRLVNAKHIPAYKLETMMESPERGIAIRRQMLSHKLPQSALQKLPYKNYNYSLVMGACCENVIGYMPIPVGVAGPLLLDNKEFQVPMATTEGCLVASTNRGCRAIQLGGGAHSRVLADGMTRGPVVRLPTACEAAEVKNWLDSPEGFKVIKEAFDSTSRFARLGRLQSCIAGRNLYIRFQSKTGDAMGMNMISKGTEQALSILQEEFPNLHLLAVSGNYCTDKKPAAINWIEGRGKSVVCEAIIPAKVVREVLKTSTEVLVDVNINKNLVGSAMAGSIGGFNAHAANIVTAIYIACGQDAAQNIGSSNCITLMEATGPMHEDLYISCTMPSIEVGTVGGGTNLAPQQACLKMLGIQGASIDSPGTNARQLAQIVCGTVMAGELSLMAALAAGHLVKSHMVHNRSKINLQDLPGTCTKKAA